In Raphanus sativus cultivar WK10039 chromosome 5, ASM80110v3, whole genome shotgun sequence, the following proteins share a genomic window:
- the LOC108860540 gene encoding uncharacterized protein LOC108860540 isoform X2, with protein sequence MSDGENSVMEIEEAKKTDTRTESTSIEETEGHATDLRTRESYGRTDRRRERDPRSSGEKMVKCRHGFLRRMQLRRVNIQLAPV encoded by the exons ATGAGCGATGGAGAGAACTCGGTGATGGAAATCGAAGAGGCTAAAAAAACTGATACAAGAACAGAGTCGACATCCATAGAAGAAACAGAG GGACACGCTACGGATTTGAGGACGAGGGAATCTTATGGAAGGACTGATCGGAGACGAGAAAGAGATCCAAGATCCTCGGGAGAAAAGATGGTAAAG TGTCGACACGGTTTTCTCAGGAGAATGCAACTCAGACGAGTGAATATCCAGCTCGCACCGGTGTAG